One Anaerolineae bacterium genomic region harbors:
- a CDS encoding Outer membrane autotransporter barrel: MRKGIIGYLVICLLLITAFPVRADDGVVRDLAGNPLVDPYTDGESYDVIKETPTPSPTPVVLTRIYVNASATGANNGSSWQDAFTDLQSALAVATPDKPIWVAKGVYFSSFALVEGIQLYGGFAGNETELSQRNPALNLTVLSGDIDRNDRKDGNGITWNGDIVGSNAYHVVTAGDEITAATVLDGFVITAGQATGNNDKYGGGMLVGGSPTIRDTRFIGNVAQEKGGGLYVAGNAMPQLIRVEFRSNQAVFGGGMAVSNASGATLIDSTFTENMAQFGAGLFSEFIQSSLTVIGSTFMSNAAQYNGGGVNHYGAGLTIVNSTFSGNTAFLGGGLYNTGNGTPSLTNVTFAQNGAIYGGGIYNDQGTIRLYNSLFARSTNGGDCVNSITGYINSQSANNLIESTGTQACGLVSGVNGNIIGVDAKLGDLTDNGGNTLTHALLAGSPAAGAGKASSCPEVDQRGVTRPQPANTNCDIGAFESDEPLPATMTPTWTPTWTFTPTPSSSPTPTWTFTPSPSPSPTVTETPTPTWTLTPTPTWTWTPTLTNTPDGTQIPSQITPSPTPTSWFRLYLPLVVK, from the coding sequence ATGCGTAAAGGAATTATCGGATACCTGGTTATCTGTTTGCTCTTGATAACAGCATTCCCTGTCCGAGCAGATGACGGCGTTGTGCGCGATTTGGCTGGCAACCCGTTGGTTGACCCTTATACCGATGGGGAAAGCTACGATGTCATCAAGGAGACACCAACGCCGTCTCCGACCCCCGTTGTTCTGACGCGGATATACGTCAACGCTTCGGCGACAGGGGCGAACAATGGCTCATCATGGCAAGATGCCTTCACAGACCTGCAATCTGCTCTGGCTGTGGCAACGCCCGATAAGCCGATTTGGGTGGCAAAAGGTGTCTATTTCTCGTCTTTTGCGCTTGTGGAAGGCATACAACTCTATGGTGGGTTTGCTGGGAATGAGACAGAACTATCCCAACGTAATCCCGCGCTCAATTTGACCGTTTTGAGCGGAGACATTGACCGCAACGACCGCAAGGATGGAAATGGTATCACTTGGAATGGAGACATTGTGGGGTCAAATGCCTATCATGTGGTCACTGCGGGTGATGAAATCACCGCCGCGACGGTCTTGGATGGCTTTGTCATCACCGCAGGTCAAGCGACAGGGAACAATGACAAGTACGGGGGCGGGATGCTTGTAGGGGGTAGCCCGACTATACGAGACACGCGCTTCATCGGGAACGTGGCGCAGGAAAAGGGTGGTGGGCTATATGTCGCTGGGAACGCAATGCCCCAATTGATACGGGTTGAATTCCGTTCCAATCAAGCCGTTTTTGGTGGGGGAATGGCAGTGTCGAATGCGTCAGGGGCAACGTTGATAGATAGCACGTTTACCGAGAACATGGCGCAATTCGGTGCAGGGCTTTTTAGTGAGTTCATCCAGTCCAGCTTGACGGTGATTGGCTCAACGTTCATGTCCAACGCGGCTCAGTACAACGGTGGTGGCGTGAACCATTACGGAGCTGGATTGACCATCGTCAATAGCACTTTTTCGGGGAACACTGCCTTTTTAGGGGGTGGGTTGTACAACACGGGCAACGGTACTCCTTCATTAACCAACGTCACCTTTGCCCAAAACGGTGCTATTTACGGCGGGGGTATTTATAATGACCAAGGGACGATTCGCTTGTACAACTCCCTGTTCGCTAGAAGTACGAACGGTGGTGATTGTGTCAACAGCATAACGGGATACATCAACAGCCAATCGGCAAACAACCTGATAGAAAGCACTGGAACGCAAGCCTGCGGGTTGGTGAGCGGTGTCAACGGGAACATAATCGGTGTAGATGCGAAGCTGGGAGATTTGACGGATAACGGTGGAAACACCTTGACCCATGCACTGCTGGCAGGGTCTCCTGCTGCGGGAGCGGGTAAAGCTAGTTCCTGTCCCGAAGTGGATCAACGCGGTGTAACTCGCCCCCAACCGGCAAATACAAATTGCGACATCGGGGCATTTGAGAGTGACGAACCATTACCAGCGACCATGACACCTACTTGGACACCTACCTGGACATTTACACCAACCCCTTCATCGTCTCCGACACCTACGTGGACATTTACGCCTTCCCCGTCACCGTCTCCAACGGTAACGGAAACACCCACTCCAACCTGGACATTAACTCCTACTCCAACCTGGACATGGACACCGACTTTAACGAATACGCCAGATGGTACACAAATTCCTTCTCAAATTACGCCTTCACCCACCCCAACCTCGTGGTTTCGGCTTTATCTTCCGTTGGTGGTGAAATAA
- a CDS encoding Fibronectin type III domain protein produces the protein MKRFCFIFLSVAVLFLIPQWGVLAAITDPAGNTPSNTPYTSGEEYEIDRDAPTVVGINLLTGTPTNASTVIFEVTFSEAVTGAGLDDFSLNVTGVTGASIQSVTGSGTTYTLTVSTGSGSGTIALVIPSEATIQDDVGNSLDGLPITSADYVIDKISPETTLTGYPPSYANQTSATFLFNATDDGGAGVAYTECKLDTGSWEICTSPYEVSDLSAGEHTFAVRATDAASNVDSTPASYTWTIDTGAPTVVSITRLGTSPTNASQVQFSVVFSEAVIDVDAADFALTTTGGITGASIAEITGTGETRTVTVNTGTKDGTIRLDVSDTATITDLAGTGISNKPYTGDESYTIDKTLPQVVSIVRGDPNPTNAQSVTFIVTFSEPVVGVTPDVFTLTTSGTIQGAYIVSVTGSGTTYTVTVNTGTGSGTIRLDVTP, from the coding sequence ATGAAACGATTTTGTTTTATTTTTCTATCGGTAGCTGTTCTCTTTCTCATCCCCCAATGGGGGGTTTTGGCAGCCATTACCGACCCAGCAGGAAATACGCCGAGCAATACCCCCTATACTTCAGGGGAAGAATATGAGATTGACCGCGATGCACCAACGGTAGTCGGAATCAACTTACTGACTGGGACACCGACAAACGCCTCGACTGTTATTTTCGAGGTGACCTTCTCGGAAGCCGTTACAGGGGCTGGTCTGGACGATTTCTCGCTGAATGTCACGGGAGTAACAGGGGCAAGTATCCAATCCGTTACAGGGAGCGGAACAACGTACACCCTGACCGTCAGCACAGGTTCAGGTAGCGGTACGATTGCCCTGGTCATCCCTTCTGAGGCAACGATTCAGGACGATGTAGGCAACAGTCTTGATGGGTTACCTATCACATCCGCCGATTATGTGATAGACAAGATTTCGCCTGAGACAACTCTTACAGGGTATCCGCCGTCATACGCCAACCAAACTTCGGCTACGTTTCTGTTCAACGCAACAGATGATGGTGGAGCGGGGGTTGCCTATACCGAATGCAAGCTGGATACTGGTAGCTGGGAAATTTGCACCAGTCCGTATGAGGTCAGCGATTTGAGTGCTGGGGAACACACTTTTGCCGTACGTGCGACCGATGCAGCGAGCAATGTTGACTCAACCCCTGCAAGCTACACTTGGACAATAGACACGGGTGCGCCAACGGTGGTCAGTATCACGCGTTTAGGGACGTCCCCGACCAATGCCAGTCAGGTACAGTTTTCTGTTGTTTTCTCGGAAGCTGTTATCGACGTTGATGCAGCTGACTTTGCCTTGACAACGACAGGGGGGATCACAGGGGCGTCAATTGCCGAAATTACAGGCACAGGAGAAACCCGCACGGTGACCGTCAATACAGGAACAAAGGACGGAACAATCCGCCTGGACGTCTCTGACACTGCCACAATCACCGACCTGGCAGGGACGGGGATTAGCAACAAGCCCTACACAGGAGACGAAAGTTACACGATAGACAAGACTCTCCCGCAGGTGGTGAGCATTGTCAGAGGTGACCCGAATCCGACCAATGCCCAATCGGTCACCTTTATCGTGACATTCTCTGAGCCTGTTGTCGGTGTCACTCCCGATGTCTTTACCCTGACGACCAGTGGGACGATTCAGGGGGCATACATTGTCAGCGTGACGGGTAGCGGTACGACTTACACCGTGACGGTAAATACCGGCACAGGCAGCGGAACAATCCGTCTGGACGTTACTCCGTAA
- a CDS encoding Polymorphic membrane protein, Chlamydia — MAKRLYVALVLVILGLFALYQPSQKVKAQTSRAYIAPTRQGAGNCTSWANACIVDDVPSNGGGYTEIWIKAGRYVTTKYWTINVYGGFAGTETELNQRNIKQNLTIFSGDTGNDDIVDERGIVLDYNNIQGTNLVSGWQNVGGSLPLIYDGFVVTGFTGSAVFKYNPSVNSGFDIFFRNMTISGNNAVAIYAYSADYSNRTTIENSIIQGNKQGYGTYDDDVDDTVVVKNSLFYGNHTTDNVAGGFDGGTTTNISIENSTFSNNTGYKAGGVHVESKKYAQNPQLYNNTIVNNSGTSYGGLYVSKAVSGGGTVILENNIVANNTPSDCYLMVNGDVYHNLVKISCSTLFDGNGNITGADPQLGALQDNGGFIKTISPLVGSPVIDAGMSTGISPDARGVSRPQDGNGDSIAVYDMGAVEFVLDSSPPLVSSIVRNGSNPTNASQVVFTVNFTESVIGVDTSDFQLTTSGVSGASIVSVSGSGAIYSVAVNTGSGNGTIRLDVKGTATIQDTAGNPISGVPYTSGQSYTIDKTAPQVTGITRLGTSPTNASQVQFGVVFSEAVTGVDGSDFSLTVSGITGASVASVSGSGSSYTVTVNTGSGDGTIRLDIPSSATIDDLAGNGINNKPYTGDESYTIDKTRPQVVSITRLDPLRSRSQTVRYQIIFSEPVIGLTLADFEVLVTGTLSGVQIVSLTGSGDTWIVTIDTGTGSGTIRLKVK, encoded by the coding sequence ATGGCTAAGCGATTGTACGTAGCATTGGTTTTGGTAATTTTAGGACTGTTTGCTTTGTATCAGCCAAGCCAAAAAGTGAAAGCGCAAACCTCGCGGGCGTATATTGCTCCTACCCGACAAGGAGCAGGAAATTGCACATCATGGGCAAATGCTTGTATAGTTGATGATGTACCGTCAAACGGGGGTGGATATACCGAAATATGGATCAAAGCGGGGCGGTATGTAACAACGAAGTATTGGACAATTAATGTCTATGGGGGCTTTGCGGGTACAGAGACCGAACTAAATCAACGCAACATCAAGCAAAATCTGACTATCTTTTCGGGTGACACTGGAAACGATGACATTGTGGATGAAAGGGGAATTGTGCTGGACTATAACAACATCCAGGGAACGAATTTAGTCTCTGGATGGCAAAACGTTGGAGGAAGTTTACCTCTCATATATGATGGTTTTGTCGTTACAGGATTTACAGGGAGTGCGGTTTTCAAATACAACCCAAGTGTGAATTCAGGTTTCGATATATTTTTTCGCAACATGACCATTAGCGGGAACAACGCAGTGGCGATTTATGCGTATTCTGCCGATTATTCCAACAGAACGACAATTGAGAATTCCATCATACAGGGAAATAAACAAGGATATGGAACATACGATGATGATGTGGATGATACGGTGGTAGTAAAAAACTCTCTCTTTTATGGTAATCACACCACCGACAATGTTGCAGGTGGTTTCGATGGGGGGACTACGACAAATATTAGTATTGAAAATTCCACTTTCAGCAATAACACAGGATATAAAGCTGGGGGTGTGCATGTGGAATCAAAAAAGTATGCCCAAAACCCCCAACTCTACAATAACACTATTGTCAATAATAGCGGGACTTCTTATGGGGGGCTATATGTTAGTAAAGCTGTTTCCGGAGGTGGAACAGTCATCTTAGAAAATAATATCGTTGCCAACAACACTCCTAGCGATTGCTATCTTATGGTAAATGGCGATGTTTATCACAATCTTGTAAAAATCAGTTGCAGCACTTTGTTTGACGGAAACGGTAATATCACAGGGGCTGATCCCCAACTAGGGGCGCTTCAAGATAACGGCGGGTTCATTAAAACCATCTCTCCGCTGGTAGGCTCTCCTGTTATTGACGCGGGGATGAGTACAGGAATCAGCCCGGATGCACGCGGAGTATCCCGTCCCCAAGACGGGAATGGCGATAGTATTGCGGTTTATGACATGGGTGCAGTGGAGTTCGTTCTAGATTCCAGCCCCCCATTGGTATCCAGCATTGTGCGGAATGGCAGCAACCCGACCAATGCCAGCCAGGTTGTGTTTACTGTCAACTTTACTGAAAGCGTTATTGGGGTTGATACAAGCGATTTTCAATTGACGACAAGCGGAGTGAGTGGGGCAAGCATTGTCTCGGTTAGCGGTTCTGGAGCAATTTATTCGGTTGCCGTCAACACGGGGTCTGGAAATGGGACAATTCGTTTGGATGTCAAAGGGACGGCGACTATTCAGGATACTGCGGGTAATCCAATCTCTGGTGTGCCGTACACATCGGGGCAAAGCTACACGATAGATAAGACCGCTCCGCAGGTTACAGGAATCACGCGCTTAGGTACGTCCCCGACCAACGCCAGTCAAGTACAGTTTGGGGTTGTTTTCTCGGAAGCTGTTACAGGGGTTGATGGAAGCGATTTTTCGTTGACCGTTTCTGGAATCACGGGGGCAAGTGTTGCCTCGGTCAGTGGTTCAGGAAGTAGCTATACCGTTACCGTCAACACGGGTTCTGGTGACGGAACGATTCGTTTGGATATACCTTCTAGTGCAACTATCGATGACTTGGCAGGAAATGGGATAAATAACAAGCCTTACACAGGCGATGAGAGTTACACGATAGACAAAACCCGTCCTCAGGTAGTGAGCATTACGCGTTTAGACCCTTTACGGTCACGTTCTCAGACCGTACGTTATCAGATAATTTTCTCTGAGCCTGTCATTGGATTAACTTTGGCTGATTTTGAAGTTTTGGTTACAGGGACACTCAGTGGTGTACAGATTGTCTCCCTTACAGGGTCTGGAGACACTTGGATAGTAACGATTGACACAGGTACAGGCAGCGGAACAATCCGCTTGAAAGTGAAATAG
- a CDS encoding Type II/IV secretion system ATP hydrolase TadA/VirB11/CpaF, TadA subfamily, whose translation MSWMSVAQTITPQQQDELLERAAQELQGLSLDVLRDRQRLSAQALNAIQNAGTRIGVVIPHTLTISLAQQLAARVGGLGVFDELLPPNRNDLSEIVMNPDGGVWVLRKGEQFFESYSRTPSIDETWRSVEALLAPIGRSISEAQPSVDAKLPRMEGMGGARVKIIHPVLTPGKGYPSINIRLFEPRPVPPEQIIAWGACPESVMRILLDLVRRKYRLMVIGGTATGKTTFLSAMAHGIPSTARIVKIEDPEEIWLPQPNVVTLEARPQVVGSDVPGYSLSNGVDDAMRMAPNWLIVGEVRTGQAALSLFRAQMSDHPGLSTLHAESPQTAIHRLGVLMFADAQVRIEAAKEMFVMAVDLLVQVGWRDGRRQVLGVWEIEKELKGGNVAFRQLYQYGADTIELPVLQRE comes from the coding sequence ATGAGCTGGATGAGTGTGGCACAAACTATTACCCCACAGCAGCAAGACGAGTTGCTGGAGAGAGCAGCGCAAGAATTACAGGGGTTGTCTCTTGATGTTTTGCGCGACCGTCAACGCTTATCCGCTCAGGCTTTAAATGCTATCCAAAACGCTGGAACACGGATAGGGGTGGTCATTCCTCATACCCTGACGATCTCTCTGGCTCAGCAGTTGGCTGCCAGAGTGGGTGGCTTAGGGGTGTTTGACGAACTTCTTCCTCCCAATCGTAACGACCTATCAGAAATTGTCATGAATCCCGATGGCGGGGTGTGGGTGTTGCGCAAAGGGGAGCAATTTTTTGAATCTTACTCGCGCACTCCCTCGATAGACGAAACCTGGCGCAGTGTCGAAGCTCTGCTTGCTCCTATCGGACGCTCTATCTCTGAAGCTCAACCCTCAGTGGACGCTAAACTGCCGCGCATGGAGGGTATGGGTGGAGCGCGTGTGAAGATCATCCATCCTGTACTTACTCCGGGGAAAGGCTATCCCAGTATCAACATCCGCTTGTTTGAACCTCGACCTGTTCCGCCAGAACAAATCATTGCGTGGGGTGCTTGCCCTGAATCTGTTATGCGGATTTTGCTCGATTTAGTGAGGCGCAAATACCGCCTGATGGTTATCGGTGGTACAGCAACGGGCAAAACTACGTTTCTATCGGCAATGGCACACGGAATTCCATCAACAGCACGTATTGTCAAAATCGAAGACCCCGAGGAAATCTGGCTGCCTCAGCCCAATGTAGTGACATTGGAAGCTCGACCACAGGTAGTGGGCAGTGATGTGCCGGGCTACTCGCTTTCTAATGGGGTGGATGATGCGATGCGCATGGCACCCAATTGGTTGATTGTCGGAGAAGTGCGCACGGGGCAAGCCGCCTTGTCGCTCTTTCGAGCGCAGATGTCCGACCATCCAGGGCTTTCTACCTTGCACGCCGAAAGTCCCCAGACCGCTATCCACCGCTTAGGCGTGCTGATGTTTGCGGATGCGCAGGTGCGCATTGAAGCCGCAAAAGAAATGTTTGTTATGGCGGTTGATTTACTGGTGCAGGTGGGATGGAGAGACGGGCGACGGCAGGTACTAGGAGTATGGGAAATTGAGAAGGAGCTGAAAGGTGGAAATGTGGCGTTTCGGCAGTTGTACCAGTACGGAGCGGATACTATAGAGCTTCCAGTGCTGCAACGGGAGTAG
- a CDS encoding Chromosome partitioning protein — protein MNDWGSTLQQAADQVTVILAGPTPRVQSWYMVLVGDARFRVTMQATEAADLAGKLVTNPDILLVDAMIFSGLQPTVSMLTSFGGLAYVVLPAEADQHAIDTIKQVPCVKGVWKGDLNLPELTGKMYGDVQAIRQSARSIAAPAWNMPTSSLSAQMAVGLRIVAVWNQAGGVGKTTVASNLAYDAARRGLPTLLIGLGAPDDLPLILGLKPAPNITLWRANPTPDGLKAAVQKVDTLDVLAGFPDVLSEAQAIATPLDADNSIPKLAITAAYLGYAVIVLDAPPTALASAAITAANTLVLVARPSLEGIMRTVEAYRTVVERLAGEHRISPNGVFVVLNRVGGRMTADEWHRGASSLLGRAFPPIVAQIPDDPQVGEMQDARRLPLHTCDGFARGLKPLGDALFGGLNIASNKNGKEHEKTLNLFGIRVKL, from the coding sequence ATGAACGATTGGGGAAGTACATTACAACAAGCTGCTGACCAGGTGACCGTCATCCTGGCAGGCCCCACTCCCCGCGTGCAAAGCTGGTACATGGTGCTGGTGGGGGATGCCCGCTTTCGGGTTACTATGCAGGCGACTGAAGCAGCCGATTTAGCTGGCAAGCTCGTGACCAATCCCGACATCCTACTGGTTGATGCGATGATCTTCAGCGGATTACAACCTACGGTAAGTATGCTGACCAGTTTTGGCGGGTTGGCTTACGTGGTATTGCCCGCCGAAGCGGACCAACACGCGATAGACACTATCAAACAAGTGCCTTGTGTCAAAGGGGTGTGGAAAGGCGACCTAAACCTGCCAGAATTAACGGGCAAAATGTACGGTGATGTACAAGCTATCCGTCAATCCGCCCGCTCGATTGCTGCCCCTGCCTGGAATATGCCTACATCCTCGCTTAGCGCACAGATGGCGGTTGGCTTGCGCATTGTCGCCGTATGGAATCAGGCAGGCGGTGTCGGAAAAACCACCGTTGCCAGCAATCTTGCTTATGACGCCGCGCGGCGGGGATTACCCACACTCTTAATCGGTCTAGGCGCGCCAGATGACTTACCCTTGATTCTGGGGCTGAAACCTGCCCCTAACATCACCCTGTGGCGTGCAAATCCTACCCCTGATGGGCTAAAGGCAGCTGTACAAAAAGTGGATACGCTAGATGTGTTAGCGGGTTTTCCTGATGTCTTATCTGAAGCGCAAGCAATTGCCACGCCTTTAGATGCCGATAATTCCATTCCTAAACTGGCAATTACCGCAGCTTATCTCGGCTATGCGGTTATTGTGTTGGATGCCCCACCGACCGCACTGGCTTCGGCAGCTATTACCGCTGCTAACACGTTAGTGTTGGTAGCGCGACCGTCATTGGAAGGAATTATGCGCACGGTGGAAGCCTACCGCACAGTGGTAGAACGCCTGGCAGGTGAACATCGCATTTCTCCCAACGGCGTATTTGTGGTACTCAATCGAGTAGGCGGACGGATGACCGCTGATGAATGGCATAGGGGGGCGAGTTCCCTCTTGGGCAGAGCTTTTCCTCCTATCGTGGCGCAAATTCCCGATGACCCACAGGTTGGGGAGATGCAAGATGCCAGGCGATTACCTTTGCATACGTGCGACGGTTTTGCACGCGGGCTCAAACCGCTTGGGGACGCCTTGTTCGGCGGACTGAACATCGCCAGTAACAAGAACGGCAAAGAACATGAGAAAACACTCAATCTCTTCGGAATACGGGTAAAGCTATGA